A single genomic interval of Vicugna pacos chromosome 34, VicPac4, whole genome shotgun sequence harbors:
- the MED21 gene encoding mediator of RNA polymerase II transcription subunit 21: MADRLTQLQDAVNSLADQFCNAIGVLQQCGPPASFSNIQTAINKDQPANPTEEYAQLFAALIARTAKDIDVLIDSLPSEESTAALQAASLYKLEEENHEAATCLEDVVYRGDMLLEKIQSALADIAQSQLKTRSGTHSQSLPDS, from the exons ATGGCGGATCGGCTCACGCAGCTGCAGGACGCCGTGAACTCG CTTGCGGATCAGTTTTGTAATGCCATTGGAGTGTTGCAGCAGTGTGGTCCTCCTGCCTCGTTTAGTAATATTCAGACAGCAATTAACAAAGATCAGCCAGCTAATCCTACAGAAG AATACGCCCAGCTTTTTGCAGCGCTAATTGCACGAACAGCAAAGGACATTGATGTTTTGATAGATTCTTTACCCAGTGAAGAGTCTACAGCTGCTTTACAG GCTGCTAGCTTGTATAAGTTGGAAGAAGAAAACCACGAAGCCGCCACCTGTCTGGAGGATGTGGTTTATCGAGGGGACATGCTTCTGGAAAAGATACAGAGTGCCCTTGCTGATATCGCACAGTCACAGCTGAAGACAAGAAGTGGTACCCACAGCCAGTCTCTTCCAGACTCGTAG